The Salvia splendens isolate huo1 chromosome 21, SspV2, whole genome shotgun sequence genome includes a window with the following:
- the LOC121783282 gene encoding endoglucanase 12-like produces MQRAAEEFRHRFWQVNPIPHEFAAINPKQIRDFFTKTEKMHNHWGGSLEIAADSAVEDEKSRNNLDWDRASLANQGYNGNLDQTQQSWLLGPPEKKKKKYVDLGCIVCSRKVFKWTILSILIAFVVIGLPIIIAKAIPKHKRAPPPPDNYTVALRKALLFFNAQKSGKLPKSNGIPWRGDSGLQDGSDLSDVKGGLVGGYYDAGDNSKFHFPMSFAMTMLSWSVIEYEHKYREIGEYNHVRDLIKWGTDYLLLTFNSSATKIDKIYSQVGGSRNGSTTPDDHTCWQRPEDMDYDRPVQTTTTGPELAGEMAAAMAAASILFRDNNAYSKKLRKGAETVFAFARDGGRRNRYSRGNPFIEPYYNSTGYYDEYMWGSAWLFYATGNSSYLSLATNPGMSSNSKAFYMIPDLSVLSWDNKLPAAMLVLVRTRLFLNPGYPYEDMLKMYHNVTGLTMCSYLRRYNVFNFTQGGMIQLNHGKAQNLQYTANAAFLASIFADYLNETGVPGWYCGSNFMPISVLKDFATSQINYILGDNPAKMSYVVGFGKKFPRQVHHRAASIPKDRTKYSCSGGFRWRDAKTPNPHNITGAMVGGPDRFDKFKDVRANYSYTEPTLAGNAGLVAALVSLTTSGGVGIDKNSIFTAVPPLYPVSPPPPPPWKP; encoded by the exons ATGCAGAGAGCTGCTGAAGAATTTCGCCACCGATTTTGGCAG GTAAATCCAATTCCACATGAATTCGCCGCAATAAATCCAAAACAAATCCGAGATTTCTtcaccaaaaccgaaaaaatgcACAATCATTGGGGAGGATCGCTGGAAATCGCGGCCGATTCGGCCGTCGAAGACGAGAAAAGCAGGAATAATTTGGATTGGGACAGAGCGTCGCTGGCTAACCAGGGGTACAACGGTAATTTAGACCAGACGCAGCAGAGCTGGCTGCTAGGGCCgccggagaagaagaagaagaaatacgTCGATCTCGGATGCATCGTGTGCAGCCGGAAAGTGTTTAAGTGGACGATTCTGTCGATTTTGATCGCGTTCGTGGTGATCGGGCTTCCGATCATCATAGCGAAAGCGATACCGAAGCATAAAcgagcgccgccgccgccggataACTACACGGTGGCGCTCCGGAAGGCTCTGCTCTTCTTCAACGCCCAAAAAT CTGGAAAATTGCCCAAGAGCAACGGCATCCCATGGAGAGGGGATTCCGGGTTACAAGACGGGTCGGATTTATCGGACGTTAAAGGAGGGTTAGTGGGAGGATACTACGATGCCGGAGACAACTCCAAATTTCATTTTCCGATGTCGTTTGCTATGACGATGTTAAGTTGGAGCGTTATTGAATATGAACACAAATATCGTGAGATTGGTGAATATAATCATGTTCGAGACCTCATCAAATGGGGAACCGATTATTTGCTCCTCACTTTCAACTCCTCCGCCACCAAAATTGACAAGATTTACAGCCAG GTTGGCGGGTCCCGAAACGGCTCCACCACGCCCGACGACCACACGTGCTGGCAACGTCCCGAGGACATGGACTACGACCGCCCGGTCCAGACCACGACGACCGGGCCGGAGCTAGCCGGCGAGATGGCGGCAGCCATGGCGGCCGCCTCCATCCTCTTCCGCGACAACAACGCCTACTCCAAGAAACTCCGCAAGGGGGCGGAGACCGTGTTCGCCTTCGCCCGCGACGGTGGGCGGCGCAACCGCTACTCGAGGGGCAACCCGTTCATCGAGCCCTACTACAACTCGACCGGGTACTACGACGAGTACATGTGGGGCTCGGCGTGGCTGTTCTACGCCACGGGAAACAGCTCGTACCTGTCGCTGGCGACGAATCCCGGGATGTCGAGCAATTCGAAGGCGTTTTATATGATTCCGGATTTGAGCGTGTTGAGCTGGGATAACAAGCTGCCGGCGGCGATGCTGGTGCTGGTGAGGACGAGGCTGTTCTTGAACCCGGGGTATCCGTATGAGGATATGTTGAAGATGTATCATAATGTGACTGGCCTTACTATGTGTTCTTACTTGAGGAGGTACAACGTTTTCAATTTCACCCAAG gagGAATGATACAACTAAATCATGGGAAGGCACAGAATTTGCAATATACAGCAAATGCAGCGTTTTTGGCATCGATTTTTGCTGATTACCTCAATGAAACTGGAGTTCCTGGCTGGTATTGTGGATCCAATTTCATGCCAATCAGTGTGCTCAAAGATTTCGCAACTTCTCAG ataaattacATATTAGGTGACAACCCTGCAAAGATGAGCTACGTAGTTGGATTCGGTAAAAAATTCCCAAGGCAAGTCCACCACCGCGCCGCCTCCATCCCTAAAGACAGAACCAAGTACTCCTGCAGCGGCGGATTTCGGTGGCGCGACGCCAAGACTCCCAATCCCCACAACATCACCGGCGCCATGGTCGGCGGCCCCGACCGCTTCGACAAGTTCAAAGACGTCCGGGCTAACTACAGCTACACCGAGCCCACGCTCGCTGGCAACGCCGGGCTTGTCGCCGCGCTTGTTTCTCTCACGACCAGCGGAGGGGTCGGGATCGACAAGAACTCGATTTTCACGGCTGTGCCGCCGCTGTACCCGGTCAGcccacctccgccgccgccgtggAAGCCGTAG